From one Bacteroides eggerthii genomic stretch:
- the pgl gene encoding 6-phosphogluconolactonase, with product MKSYIYPTATSTSRALIRYIIDMMNREPDRIFYFAFSGGTTPSLMFDIWAHEYREETPWMRMRIFWVDERCVPVNDSDSNYGTMFRLLLSEVGMPDEFVFPICGTCRHPSQEAKRYSDLVCSTVPLRRGFPAFDMVLLGAGDDGHTSSIFPGQEYLLSSFQPYEESINPYNGQPRIAMTGCLLFSAKKIVFLITGKGKAGVVYDILESGDTGPAAYVAHHAEDVDIFTDIEITG from the coding sequence ATGAAAAGTTATATATATCCTACTGCTACTTCGACCTCGCGTGCTCTTATCCGATACATAATTGACATGATGAACCGAGAGCCGGATCGGATTTTTTATTTTGCTTTCAGTGGAGGGACAACACCTTCTTTAATGTTTGATATTTGGGCGCATGAGTATCGCGAAGAAACTCCCTGGATGCGGATGCGCATCTTTTGGGTGGACGAGCGTTGTGTGCCTGTCAATGATTCGGACAGCAATTACGGTACAATGTTCCGCCTGTTGCTTAGCGAAGTGGGGATGCCCGATGAATTTGTATTTCCTATCTGCGGCACGTGCCGTCATCCGTCGCAAGAGGCGAAACGCTATTCGGATTTGGTATGCAGCACAGTGCCCTTGCGCCGGGGATTTCCCGCTTTCGACATGGTGTTGCTGGGAGCAGGTGATGACGGACACACTTCTTCCATTTTTCCCGGTCAGGAATATTTGCTATCATCCTTTCAGCCGTATGAGGAGAGTATAAATCCTTATAACGGCCAGCCGCGGATTGCTATGACAGGCTGCTTGCTTTTCAGTGCTAAAAAGATTGTATTCCTAATTACAGGCAAAGGTAAAGCGGGTGTCGTTTACGATATACTGGAATCGGGTGATACCGGTCCGGCAGCCTATGTAGCACATCATGCCGAAGACGTGGACATCTTTACTGACATAGAAATTACCGGATAA